The sequence TTTTGGTATCAAGATTTTTTATCGTATCTTTTTTCAAACTTTCTGAAACTGCCGTAACTCCGCACGAACTTTCAATAGAATACTTGATAACTGGCATCACTGTTTTGTCCAGCGCGAGAAGGGTAATGTCAGTGCCGTGAAGGGTCGTGATTATGTTTGGAAAAGGAATCTTTTCCTCGTCTGCAATATCTTTCGCCAGAAGTGCCGCAGTGGCATGTGGCACGGCATAATGCACGTGTAAAATATCGAGCTTGAATTCTTTACATACATCCACAATCCTCACTGCAAGTGGGAGCGTATAATCTGGGTATTTAAAAAGCTCGTGGCCGTTGAAATCAACTTTATGAAAAAAGATATTCGGTAATTTCCTATCGAGCGCGAAGGGCGGATCATAGCTTAAAAAATGAACTTCGTGTCCCCTCTTTGCGAGTTCGCTTCCAAGCCCAGTCGCCACAATCCCGCTCCCGCCGACGGATGGATAGCAGACGATTCCTATTTTAAGAGACTTTGAAGTCTCCTTCTTTGAAGTAGTAAAAAATCCCATTTTAATAATTTCTCGCGGAAGAACCCAGTTGAGACAGAGTATTGGTTCGAATCGCATCGTTCACCCAAAGTATTGTTGCATATTTGACATCAATCGAGGCGCCGTAGGCTTTTGCACGGCTTTCGATCATATTCATATAATTTTTTGTTTTCATCTGACTTTCATGGAGCGCGACAGCCTTCATCCATGTATCATACTGCGCCGAAACATCGATAATGATATCGGGTTTTTTCTCGAATCCATGGCTTGATGGATAAAAATAAAGGCTCTCGATAGTATGAGAAGGAAGTTTTTTTAATTCCTCTAATCCGCCGTAACGAGCAAGACGAGAAGCGGAGCGAGCCATTTGAGAAAGAGCATAATGATCTGGATGCTGATTCTCGAAATATGAGGTGGAGAGAACAATGTTTGGCTTGTATTCGCGGATGATCTTTGCAAGCTTAAACGCATTTTCGGGAGTGTTTTCCATATGCGAATCTCCCCCTAATGATATAAATTCAATCTCTGCACCGATGAGCTTCGCTGCCATTTCTGCTTCCCTCTGGCGACCCTCTGAAGTGCCGTTCGTCCCCGCTTCTCCAAGCGAGCAGACAACAATTTTAACTTGTGAACCCGATTCGATCTCTTTAATAAGAAGCCCCGCACAGCCAAATTCGACATCGTCTGGGTGCGCACCAAATGCAAGAATTTTTTTAGACATAGAATTTAATTGCGATCTTGATTAATAAGTTTACTACACTTCACCAATATAGGCATACTCGCTTTTTTCTATTTCCTGCCGATCTACAAAAGTAACTTCGGGAAAATCTGGCTTTTTAAGATACGCACCCTCGCCCGCTCCAGAAATGTAGTGCGTGCCACGAATTACCGATTGCATCCAAGCAAAACGCTCATCACGCCCTGGATTTTTCTGCCACTTCTCGATTTTCACAGGTGCAGGAATCGTAAAATATTTCCCTCCACCTTCATGAAGACGAAAGCTCCCTTCGTGCATTTCAGCGCGCACAATTTCTCCCTCGTATGGGATATCAGCGAAAAACTCTGATAACTCCGACGCTTCAGCACGAAAATCTTTGTCTGATGAGCGCATGACTTCAATTCCCTCGAGAAGTCCCATCCGTTTGTACATATCGAGACAAAAATCCGCAGCATTGTCTCCTATAGCATCCGCGAAAATATCTATCATTTTTTTACCGACAAAACGGGGCAATTTTCGTAAAATCTCCCCTTTCCATCCGACAGGAATCTTTTTGAGATACAGCGGAGAATATTTTTTCTGAATTTTGTTCTCCTGGGTAAAATTCAATCGTCCCTCTTCCCTTGTTTTCAAATCCTCAAGGATAGTGATTGTTTCTCGATAATCAGCGTCGCTGTCGTGATAGAAAAAGACAATTTTCCCGCCAATCTCCTTTTGCAATTTCCGAGCGGTCTGTGTCTTTGCATAGAGAAAACGCTTGGGGAAAATCCCACAGGGTTGCTGGCCAAAACAAATGACAGGGGTCGGCATATGTCGTTTTAATTTATTTCGAAGTCAAAATCGCCTTACCATTCGGAGTTTTCCAATCCGTAAATCTCCACCGGTTAGGAATGAATTTGAAAAATACAAACTTTGGATCTTTTGATTTCTCTTTTTTCTCTGGAAACTTTCCAAGATACACTGAATCGAAAATTTCCATCTCATCTTTTTTTAAAAGTTGTACGATACCATCGAACTGAAGTGTCTTCATGATCCTCTCGTCAGTACCAATGACAAAAGAAGCCCTCGTAACTTCTCTGCTGAAAAGAGGTTCGGCTTTTCGGTATTCACGATAGGTTTCAAAATAAAATACAAGCGGATTTTCAGTATGAGCAAAGTGCACTGTTGCAGCGTGGGGTGACCCATCAAGCATTTCTACTGCCAGCACACCTACCCGCTCTGTTTTTATATAGTTTAGAATTTCTGGGGGCATAGTTTGATTATATACTCTATTTTATTCCATAAGCCCATTTGATACACATATCTTCATCCTGAATTAAATTAAATCCTAAAGCATCTTTAGGCTCGACCCATCGAAAATCTTTATGCTCCTTTGGATTCAGGGCCAGTTTGGGCTCGTCTTTCAGAATCACGCGATAGGAGTGATATAAAAAATCATAGTCGCGGTATCTTACATAATAACTTCCCAAGGAAATATAGTTATCTTTTTTAGATAGTAAACCGATTTCTTCTTGCACTTCTCTCACGAGAGCTTCGAGAAAATTTTCGCCTTCGTCTACCTTGCCCGCCGGAACTCCCCAGGTATCGCCTTGAGGTTTGTGATCTTGCCGATGCAAAAGCAATATTCTCCCTTTATGTTCCACAAAAGCGCTGACAACATCGAACTTTTTATCGAAATCTTTGATTTCAGTTTGGGAGATCATAATCGCTATGATGTGATCCCTATTTAAACGTATTCTCGTCAGCAGAGGGGCCGTAGATAGAAGGTACGGGGATATTATTGAGACGCATATATACCGTAAGCTGTCCGCGATGATGAATCCAGTGATTGATCTGGCTACTCACGCTTTCCTTCTTTAAAGATTTCATAAGTTCTTTCCCACCCATTTTGAGGTAAAACATCTCTTCTAAAGCTTCATCGGTAGTATTTTTCAGAGCGTTCTCTGCCCACTCAACATTTTTATCAAAATATTTTACGAGTTCCGCATTTGTAGTAAGTTTATATTTTTCCCACGTTGCAAAATCTATTTCACCTTTTTCTATGGTTATCGCAATCCATCTAGGAACTTCAGCGACAATAACGGTCAGATATCCCATCGCCATGGATTTTTCATGAGGCTTATAGTTAAAGACACTTTCAGGAATTCTCTCGATACACTTACGGGAAGCGGCGATTTCTGTTTTTAATTCTCTAAGGAATTCTTGTGCGAATGTATTTGTGTTCATATTGCTATTATATCAAATTATTTTGGAGGGGTCAGGGAGTCTCGGTCGTTACACGACCAGTGACTTGTTTGGTACTGATCATTTCCAGAGAGAGGTCCCTATCGTCTATTTTTTCCGGCCAAAGCTGCGGGACTTGGAATCGAACCAAAATTTTCGCTTCCAGAGAGCGACGTCCTACCGTTAGACGATCCCGCAGCTTTACCCATAAAAAACAATGACGATTTCTTATTAAAGAACCGGATGAAAAGCAAAGCAGTTTGCTTTTCATTCCCACCATTAGACGAACCCGCAATTCAATTACAGAAACAGAACTAAGCCCATAATACTAAACCAGCTTATACGAAAAATGACGAAAAATCCACTTAAATAAAACGGCCACACAGTGAGACATAGTCTCACTGTGTGGCTCAATTTGACTACGCCGGAACGAGATGCCGCCTATGCAGCTTCGTCGACCGAACCGGCCGTTTGCGGCGCCCGCCCTGGAAGGAACACCCGCCTGCGCGGTGCCGATTCCCTCCCGATTTCACGGGACTCCTGCACAGGTCACAGATACCAGCGGCCATAACTTCCCTCCCTCACAGACTAGCCCCTAGATAGAGGCACGGATTTGTCTCCGGTTCGCCAGAGACGATGTACTATTACGACAAAATTTATAGCAAATTTTATTCGAAATGTCGAAGGATAAAAAAACTGGCCGGAGCCAGTTTTTCGTCTTTATTTTTTCACCTTGAGACATGCCGCAATAAACGCTGAGAACAGAGGATGCGGAGAGAGAGGTCGCGCGAGAAATTCCGGATGAAACTGCGTTCCAAGAAAGAATGGATGCACTGACTCTGGAAGCTCTGCGATTTCCATAAGTTTTCCTGATGGTGACATACCAGAAAATACCAAACCTTGTTCTTCGATTTGCGTTATGAATTCAGGATTTACTTCATAGCGATGTCGATGCCGCTCGCTTATTTTTGCTTTTCCATACGCTTTCATAGCAACAGTGCCTTTTTTCAAATGTGCCGGATAGGAACCCAAGCGCATCGAACCTCCATAATTCCCGTTTGCAAGAAGCACTTTCTGATCGGACATAATGTCGATAACGGGATATTTTGTTTTTGGATTAATTTCTGTGGTATTGGCATCTTTGAGCCCAACAACGTTTCGAGCAAACTCTACAACAGCAAGCTGCATTCCGTAGCAAAGTCCGAAGTATGGAATACCCTTCTCACGAGCGAAACGGATAGTTTCAATGACCCCTTCGATTCCAGAAGAACCGAAACCTCCAGGAACGATAATGCCATCGTATTCTCGTAATGCTTCAATTTTTAATTTTCCGGTTTCAAAATCTTTCGAGTTTATCCAGGTAAGGTCAGCTTTTGCATTCTGCCAATATGCGGAGAACTTTACTGCTTCGATGACAGAGATATACGCGTCGGAGAGAAAGAAGTCTCCTGTATCAAAATATTTTCCAACTACCGCAATCTTCAGAGTTGAGGTGCCATTTTTGGTCTTAGCAACGAATTTTTTCCAATCTTTGAGCACATCTCCCTTTTTAGGGGCGGTAAGGCCGAGATTTTTAAGAATAATCTCTCCGATTTTGTCTTTGTCAAAATTGACTGGAACATCGTACACACTATCAACATCGGGAGCGGAAATCACATTTTCTTCCGAAATACTGCACCAGATGGCAATCTTCTGCTTTCTTTTTTTATCAAGCGGAATGTGGCTTCGCGCGATGATCATATCCGGCTGAACTCCATAGGAATTAAGCTGATGCACAGCATTCTGAGTCGGACGCGTCTTCATCTCGCCGAGCTTTGAAGGGACAGGAAGATAACTCACAAGCACAAAGAAAACATCGTGAGGATTTCTGATCTTCAAAGTTCGCGCAGCTTCAATAAAGAGAATGTTCTGATAATCGCCGACCGTTCCCCCAATCTCAATAAGAGAGATGTCTGATTTATTTACTTTTGCCGCTCTGATAATCCGCTCTTTGATTTCATTCGTAATATGCGGAATCGCCTCAACAAATTTACCAGCATAGCCAAGCGAGCGCTCACGATCGATCACCGTCTTATACACCATTCCGCTTGTCATATAGTCTTCCGGCGTAAGATCCTTTTCCATAAAGCGCTCATAATTGCCCATATCCTGGTCAGTTTCAAGGCCCGAATTTAAAACGAAAACCTCACCATGCTCGGTGGGGTTCATAGTTCCCGCATCAACATTGAGATACGGATCGATCTTGATCGGATTGACATTGAAGCCCTTAGCTTCGAGGATTCGACCGATAGAAGATGTCGCGATGCCTTTCCCTACTCCGGACATAACCCCTCCTATCACAAATATATATTTGTGGTTTTGTTTTTTCATATAAATTCGGTTAAATTTTCAAATACTTTCTTGTCGCCAAAAAACTTGATACTGCACTGATGAAAATCCCTGACAACGTGATAATGAGGAAAATCTCCCCAAAATTCGCTTTATAGTAATCAAAAATATTGATGCCTGTAAAGAAATTCTCCGTTTTTGGCCCAAGCCAAAAAGTGATCGGATAAAAAAGAACTAGGGTAAACAGAGCGGAGATAAGTCCGTAGAAAATCCCTGTAACAACGAACGGCCCCCGGATATAGCGGTTGCTTGCTCCCACAAGCCTCATCACGGAAATTTCTTCGCGCGCGGTGTAAATTGCCAGGCGAATTGTATTGAATGTGATAAGCACCGATATAATAGCTAAAATAATCGTAAGAGTAAACCCAAGCTTCTGTCCTGCCTGGATAATGCGGGTAAGTCTATCGATAGCGATTTTATTTTGAAAATAATTAACTTTATCAATGATTGTATTACCATCGCTTGAAAGAGCGTTTTTCCCATTAAGGAACGTTGCAATGCCTTCATATTGAGACGGATCTTTTGCTTTAATATTCAAAACTGCGCCAAGTGGATTGTCTCCGAGCTCGTCGAGCGCCTGAAGAGTCAGCTGATCTGTCTGGTGTTTTTCTTTGAAATCGGCGAGGGCTTTATCCCGCGAAATATAATCGACGTGGGCAACTTCCGGCAATGCTTCAAGTGTTTTCTTGAGAGAGAGAATGTCGTCTTCGCTCGCCGTTGTCACGAAATAAACGTTGATATCGACTTTATTTTGAATTTGGGTGAGGGTTGAAGAAAGCGTTGCGGAAGCAAAGATAAGAGAGCCGATGACAAAAAGAGTGACGATAAGAACGAGCACAGATGCGAGTGAAACGAAACCATTCCTCCAGAAACTGGTGAACCCTGCTCGAAACACTCTTTTTATTTTTGTCCAAAGCATAATTGATTTTTATTTATAAAATATACTTGCCGTCTTTATCGTCGCGGACGATCTTCCCCATATCCATTGTGATAACTCGGCCGCCAACCGAATCCACCACTCCTCTATTGTGAGTTGTAAGGATGACGGTCGTGCCAAGCTCATGAATCTTCTTTAAAATTTGGACAATATCAAGCGTATTTATGGGATCAAGGTTCCCTGTCGGTTCATCGGCAATCAAAATATCCGGCTGATTGACGATCGCTCGAGCGATTGCTACACGCTGTTTTTCTCCGCCAGAAAGCTCCCGTGGGAAATTCAATACTTTGTCCCCAAGCCCCACCAGTTCAAGCACGTGCGGGACATCAGCCGCGATTTCCTCGTCAGTCCTCCCTGAAGCTTCCATGGCAAAAGCGATATTTTCGTAGGCTGTTTTGTCGGGAAGAAGCCGGAAATCCTGAAACACTGTGCCGATGCGGCGGCGTAGCTGACTTACCTCTTTTCTCTTGAGTCTTTCGATATCCACGGATTCAAGAAATACTTTGCCGGAAGTCGGACGTTCCTCGGCAAATATCATTTTAAGGAGAGTCGTCTTGCCAGCGCCGGAATGTCCAACGATGGATACGAATTCTTTTGGCAACACCTTAAAGCTCACGTCAGAGAGAGCCACGGAGTTATCGCCATACACTTTAGATACGTTTTCGAAATAGATCATTAGGAAAAATACTGGATGAACTCACAAAGAGACACTTCTACAGTATAACACCCTCCATTAAAAAATCACCTCTCTTTACGAGAGATCTAGAGACCTTTCTCGGCTTCAATAAAAAGATCGAGATCCCCAGCAAGAACTTTATCAGCATTTGAAGTTTCCGCTTCCGTTCTGTGGTCTTTCACCATCTTGTAAGGATGAAGCACATACGAGCGGATCTGGCTTCCCCACTCGATATCAGTCGAGGAACTTATCGCCATCCCTTTTTCTTTTTTCTTTCTGTCGTCTTCCTGCTTTTTATAAATTTTTGCTTTTATCATCGCGATTGCCTTCTCGCGATTTTGCGCCTGCGAGCGCTCGCTCGTCACATGGACAGAAAATCCTGTTGGGGTATGCACCGCTCGCACTGCCGTCTCGCGTTTATTTACATTTTGCCCGCCAGGACCGCCGGCTTTTGCAGTTTCGATTTTAATATCTTGGGGAGGAATTTCAATTTCATCCATCTTTTCAAATTTCGGTAAAACTTCTACGAGTGAAAAAGAAGTCTGTCGTATGCCTTTTGCGCCAAAGGGAGAAATGCGCACGAGACGATGCACCCCCGATTCATTTTTAAGCGTACCATAGACCTCCTTCCCCAAAATTTCAAAAGAGATGTTTCGATATCCGCCATGATCGTTTTCGTTTTGAGAAAGAATCACCATTCCCCAACCCTTTTTATCTGCGTATTTGGTGTACATCTGAAAGAGCATTCCAGAAAAATCTTCTGCATCATCCCCGCCGGCGCCGGAAAAAATAGTTACGATAGCGTCGCCTTTATCGAATTTCCCGACTCCTGTAAGTTCTTCTTTCAGAGTCTGAATCTCTTTGATAACAGCTTGCGCCCGATTTTTGTCAGCCCAAAAATCGGGCGCTGACATGCTTGCCTCGAGTTCTTTAATTTTTGATTCTTTATCTTCACGCGTAACCATAAGCAAGAGTATAGCGTAAAATCAGGACAAAAAAAATTGCCGCCGGGACGTACCCAGACGCGGCTGACCATGATCACTATGGTCTTCCCTCTTTCGAGAAAAACGTACAGCTCGCGCTATACCTCGAAAACAGAGATTACTCCTGAGGGCTCAATCGGGCGCTACTACCGGGTTGTACTAACCCGCCCCGAAAGGCGACAGAACTTGTGGACGATCAATGCTGAACCGTCACTTTCTGCATCAGATTTTAATCTAGCATCTAAATTCTCCTGTGGCAATTTGGGAGCCATCCCCGAGGATCGAACTCGGGACCCCCACTTTACGAAAGTGGTGCTCTACCAACTGAGCTAGGATGGCAATATAGAGCCGATGTCCGGGATTGAACCGGAGACCTCGTCATTACCAATGACGTGCTCTACCAACTGAGCTACATCGGCTTATAAAAAACTCTGGGGTCAAAAGTATTTTTCTAAAATCTTTCGGCCTTCTTCTTGACACTCTACCAACTGGTCACAGATTTTTCTACTGAAAAATTCCGCGAATCCTACAGATTCTGTACACCTTTCGCCTTCTGATTACAGAACGCTCAAGGTCTTGCAGAAGCTTCGCTTCTTCACCCGACTCGCCCCGTCGGGCTCCGTCTGTAAAGTTGGGTCCCACCCCAACTTTACCTACATCGGCTTATGAATTCATACAAAGAACTACGTAAGAATAGTCTATTTATGGGAGATTTTCAATCAAAAGGAAAACCGCCTTCGGGCGGTTTTCCTTTTGAGATTGATTCGAAAGCTCTGCGAACCTACTCTTCCGCACCTGAAGGAATAACTCTGCAATTGGTCGTCAGTGTTTGTGTAACCCTATCTCCATTTCGCACAGGATTCGGCGATTCTATTCCATTCCAAGACGTACAGGTCAATGAATAGACTTGGGTTGTTTGAATTCCTCCGCTTAAGTTAGATGCGTGCGCGCCAGTAAATGTCGCAATAACAGATCCATCTGCTTGTACCGCTCCTGTAGTATCAACAGCAAATGACTCGTTCGGACTCGCGAATCCGGCTCCGGTTATAGAACAGGTCGGCCTGTAATTACTACCAACACTTACTTCAAGGTTGCACTGATTCCCTTTTGAGATAAGAGCTGGATTTGCTCTGAAAGTCATATTTTGAATCACCGCGGGAGCTGGTCTCGGCACGCAGACGTTGTCTACAAGAATATGATCATCGAAATTACACGCTGGGGGTACCGGAGTTGGAGTCGGACAAGTTGCATCGCCGTGGATACCATCACATTCTACCTCCGGCGTTGGAGTTACTCCCACAGGAGTCGGCGTCGCCTCGCTATATCGGCAAGGCCTTGGTTCTCCAGTATTGTCAGCATTTACATCAGTACAAAGTGAATTGTAGGAACAATCCCCCTCTTCACCGTTATTGATCGCTTCAGGATCAGTACAAATATTTTGCCCAGGAACAGTGAAAGAGATATGGAAATCAGTAATCCCTACACGCTGACCCAAATTCACTTTATTTGTGACCCTTCCTACAACTTCATAAGTTCCTGGTTCAGTCGGCATAACAAAAGGTCCGAAAGAGAAGGTTGATTCGCTTACAAGAAATGTATGGCCTCCCGCTCTTTTGGTTTTAACTCTTGATGCCGCAGGCAAAGGATTTCCAGGCACACTCAAAAGCTCTGCTGTAATGTCTCCCGGGGAATTCCCACAAGCGGGACTAAAAACATTAAGCACAACATTGTACGTACCGTCTGTGTTGACTGCTATTGATCCATAAACTGATGGGGCAATAGTATGAGCAGTCTCCTTCCCATTTTTCTGATTTACATTCACCTGATTATCAACATCAACGGCCGGCACCCCGCGCCCCGCTTCCACATTTGCGACGATATCTTCCCATGCAGGCTTCTTGCCATTTGCAACCTGTTTATTTAGCGCAGCAAATACTTTTTTACCGTCCACTTTGAGAAAAGCGGCGATAATCGGCTTTGCAGCTAGTCTTGCCGCTTTTTTTGCTGCAGCAGCGTCCTTTCTCGCTTGCGCGGCCGCTTCCCTTTCCGCAGCATTAAGTGCCGCTATGCTAGAAGAACCATTTGAAGCTTTATTTGCCGCTCTGAGTGAAGGCGACCCGCCGTAAAATACTAATCCTAAAACTCCTACCGCGAAAATAAGCACCAGCGCGGTCGGTTGCACTTTTTTCTTAAACACAGCGATGACAACTAAGATTCCTATAAGAATAATAGCTACCACAACCGCAATAGGAACAATTGGCAACTTATTTCCCTCGTTGATAAGAGCATTTGCCTTTTCTTCATCGTAGTTGCTTGAAAGAGGCTGATTATACGAAGAGAGTACTGCACCATTATAGGAAAGGGACGATTCAACTCGAAGCGCTTTTGCATCTGCCAGTGCGTCGATCTGCACAGCTTGCGCTATTGAATCGCTTAAATCAACAGTCATAGCGTTATTTTTCCCGACCAGTTCATCTTTTTCATTGAAAACAGAAATACTAAGCATCGCCGTACCAGTAGCAATACTCTCTCCTGTCTCTATGTCATAGGGCGCCCCAGTGATGTTTGCGATGAGAGAAATAATATCTCCGGATTTTACGGAAGAACTTTTTGTAGTGATGGACTGGATACTTCCAATATCGCCAGCAACAATATAACGGAATTGAATTGAAGGAGCTCGGGCAACGCCATTTGCATCAAGAAAAGAAACACTTCCTGCATACACTCCTCCGGCGTAATCGAAGACGGGTAATAACATTGTCGAGGTTTTCCCGGTCTTTGCGGGCAAATCAAGAGAAGCGCCGGTTTGGGTAGTGACTTGTTTCCCGAGCATTGATTGGGCAAAAATCGAAATTTTCGGAGTGACGGAAATCGCCGCCGTACCCGTATTAGATAACGCGACAACGAGTGAAGCTGACTGACCCCTTTTCACCACCGGACCTTCTTGCACACCGAATTGTCTCTGGCCAATCGCAACATACGCATCAGTAACTTTAGCAAAAGCGCTTCCCCCCGTAACAGTTATGGGAGCGTCTTGCCAACCCATAGGAACACCGCTTTTTAAGAAATTCCTGATTTGAATTCCCAAATTCGTTCCGCCTACCGCCTCGGGAAGTTTGTACGAAAAAGGAACGCTTCTCACCTCTTGAGCTTTAAGCGAGATCGGCCCGAATGTTTTTGTATCATAACTATCTCCCGGAATACCGTCCTCATAATTCCCCACAAGCGAAATCGTGTAGAAGATGTTGGGAACATCTATAGGACTTTGGTTTACAACGGTAAACGTGCCGACGACCGTGTCCCCACTCTGAAAGGTCTCCGAGAGAAGGTTGATCTCCGCAACATTCACCTGTGGATTATCGAGATAATCTGCCGCCTGAACAGAAGAAGCGGTTTGGATTAGCATCGATGCAGAAACTAAAAGAGAGAGAAGAAATAAATAGGATAGTTTTTTCATTATTTTGTATGAGCTCTTTAAAAACGCCGACGAGACGTTCTTTTTTCTCTTTTATTATACCGTGATACCACATGAGAACAAAGGAAACCTGTGGAAAGAAAAAGCTCGTCAGTGCTTCATTTAAAGCCCAAATTATGCTACGCTCTCCAATATTCTCCAATGAAACACTCAGAGAATGTATGTCGGTGTAGTTAAAATGCGAATACATGGAGCATTTTAAAGGCGGAGGCACATAGGTGCCGAGCCGGGGTCGCGAAATTTTTCAGCAGAAAAATATTTGTGACCAATGGTAGAACGAGAAATACAAGTCGGTGTAGTTCAATGGTAGAACGAGGGACTCATAAGCCCTAGACAGTGGTCCGATTCCACTCATCGACACCTTTTTGCGAAAGAGCGGCAAATCTGCTACATTTATAGTCCACCAATGCGGCTGTAGTTCAACGGTAGAACGCTCCCCTGTCACGGGAGAGGTCGTGGGGTCAGCACCCATCAGCCGCGCAAGAAAAAGTCCCGAAAGGGACTTTTTGCTTGCGGGCTGAGGAAGTGACCAAGGTCACTTCCTCATGGGTGCTGACGCCTCATTGAGCATTTTTTCGTAGAAAAAATCCAATGAGGGTACTGCGGCTGTAAGCCGAAGCGCCCAAGTGGATGCTGAAACCGATTGAGCATTTTTTCGTAGGAAAAATCCAATCGGGATACTGTTCCCGTAGGGAAAAGCGCCCCTCAGCAAATTTATTCCCAAACGAATCCCTTCTACTAAAATAAATTGACAAAGTACAAAAACTACTGTAATTTTCGAATACCGTAGCATTGTGCTGCGATGTGTTCTCATAAAGAATCGGTCTCAGAAAAAGAAAGGCAGGACGCCATGGGATCTTCAAAGGACCCGCAGGATGAAGTTTCTGTACCAGCGAAAGTGGTTACCTTCGCGAAAGAGAATGTTGCTGTTTGTTGCAACTTTCCTGTCCAGCAAAGGGTTCCGCCACCAACCCGCATCGAATGTTGGTCATCAACTGTCCAGATTGATACTCTGATCTGGGCTTTCTTGCGCACCGTCGACCCCGAAACAACAGGCAAGCCTGCACGAATAGCACTCCTGTTGCGTGGATACGGCACAGAAGTTGGGACCGTCGTGGCAGACTTGACCCACATCCTCTTCTGCCAATGCGACGTCCCGCGTCTGGATTTCGTACATCCGCCAGAAATGGCGAAGATAAACGGATGCTCTAACTTCTGGGGTCCGTTCATTCTTGCCCTCGCCAAGGTCAAGGATGACACGAAACTTTTCGGCACCGAGGACAAAGAAGGAGAGAAGTTCATTGATGTGGTCCGGGAGTCTGGCGTCGATCTCGGAGTACGATTCGCCTCGGGACCCTGCAAGCGGTGTAAATCGCTTTCGGGTGATTCTCGAGGGAAAAGAGAATTGCCCTCTGGCTGCGGAGTGGATGACAAAACCTGGGTCTGCCCGTTTTGTGGCCAGCACTGGTGGCAATTTAATGATCACCACCAGATGTGGAAGGCAACAACACTGGAGGAAGTGTTGGTGGTTCGCCGGCAAGAACCAGCCGTTATGTGGCAACCGCAACGAGGAAACCCGAAACCCTTCACTATCTCTGATGTGAAGGGTTTCGAAGACGGCGAGGAGGTAGAGCAACTCTTGCCGATAGAATCACGCCTTCGACCTGGTCATCTGTTCTGTTGTGATCGCGGTGATGGTTTCGGCGAAATCATCTCCATGGGCTGTATGGCACCCGTGCCAAATCGTTGGGCCCAGAAA comes from Candidatus Paceibacterota bacterium and encodes:
- a CDS encoding PIG-L family deacetylase; its protein translation is MSKKILAFGAHPDDVEFGCAGLLIKEIESGSQVKIVVCSLGEAGTNGTSEGRQREAEMAAKLIGAEIEFISLGGDSHMENTPENAFKLAKIIREYKPNIVLSTSYFENQHPDHYALSQMARSASRLARYGGLEELKKLPSHTIESLYFYPSSHGFEKKPDIIIDVSAQYDTWMKAVALHESQMKTKNYMNMIESRAKAYGASIDVKYATILWVNDAIRTNTLSQLGSSARNY
- a CDS encoding pyridoxamine 5'-phosphate oxidase family protein, which codes for MPPEILNYIKTERVGVLAVEMLDGSPHAATVHFAHTENPLVFYFETYREYRKAEPLFSREVTRASFVIGTDERIMKTLQFDGIVQLLKKDEMEIFDSVYLGKFPEKKEKSKDPKFVFFKFIPNRWRFTDWKTPNGKAILTSK
- a CDS encoding NUDIX hydrolase translates to MISQTEIKDFDKKFDVVSAFVEHKGRILLLHRQDHKPQGDTWGVPAGKVDEGENFLEALVREVQEEIGLLSKKDNYISLGSYYVRYRDYDFLYHSYRVILKDEPKLALNPKEHKDFRWVEPKDALGFNLIQDEDMCIKWAYGIK
- a CDS encoding DinB family protein, which produces MNTNTFAQEFLRELKTEIAASRKCIERIPESVFNYKPHEKSMAMGYLTVIVAEVPRWIAITIEKGEIDFATWEKYKLTTNAELVKYFDKNVEWAENALKNTTDEALEEMFYLKMGGKELMKSLKKESVSSQINHWIHHRGQLTVYMRLNNIPVPSIYGPSADENTFK
- a CDS encoding CTP synthase, with product MKKQNHKYIFVIGGVMSGVGKGIATSSIGRILEAKGFNVNPIKIDPYLNVDAGTMNPTEHGEVFVLNSGLETDQDMGNYERFMEKDLTPEDYMTSGMVYKTVIDRERSLGYAGKFVEAIPHITNEIKERIIRAAKVNKSDISLIEIGGTVGDYQNILFIEAARTLKIRNPHDVFFVLVSYLPVPSKLGEMKTRPTQNAVHQLNSYGVQPDMIIARSHIPLDKKRKQKIAIWCSISEENVISAPDVDSVYDVPVNFDKDKIGEIILKNLGLTAPKKGDVLKDWKKFVAKTKNGTSTLKIAVVGKYFDTGDFFLSDAYISVIEAVKFSAYWQNAKADLTWINSKDFETGKLKIEALREYDGIIVPGGFGSSGIEGVIETIRFAREKGIPYFGLCYGMQLAVVEFARNVVGLKDANTTEINPKTKYPVIDIMSDQKVLLANGNYGGSMRLGSYPAHLKKGTVAMKAYGKAKISERHRHRYEVNPEFITQIEEQGLVFSGMSPSGKLMEIAELPESVHPFFLGTQFHPEFLARPLSPHPLFSAFIAACLKVKK
- a CDS encoding permease-like cell division protein FtsX, whose amino-acid sequence is MLWTKIKRVFRAGFTSFWRNGFVSLASVLVLIVTLFVIGSLIFASATLSSTLTQIQNKVDINVYFVTTASEDDILSLKKTLEALPEVAHVDYISRDKALADFKEKHQTDQLTLQALDELGDNPLGAVLNIKAKDPSQYEGIATFLNGKNALSSDGNTIIDKVNYFQNKIAIDRLTRIIQAGQKLGFTLTIILAIISVLITFNTIRLAIYTAREEISVMRLVGASNRYIRGPFVVTGIFYGLISALFTLVLFYPITFWLGPKTENFFTGINIFDYYKANFGEIFLIITLSGIFISAVSSFLATRKYLKI
- the ftsE gene encoding cell division ATP-binding protein FtsE, giving the protein MIYFENVSKVYGDNSVALSDVSFKVLPKEFVSIVGHSGAGKTTLLKMIFAEERPTSGKVFLESVDIERLKRKEVSQLRRRIGTVFQDFRLLPDKTAYENIAFAMEASGRTDEEIAADVPHVLELVGLGDKVLNFPRELSGGEKQRVAIARAIVNQPDILIADEPTGNLDPINTLDIVQILKKIHELGTTVILTTHNRGVVDSVGGRVITMDMGKIVRDDKDGKYIL